A genomic window from Fusarium falciforme chromosome 2, complete sequence includes:
- a CDS encoding Aldedh domain-containing protein, producing MVSSNSFTPNDGLLEETDLPWNTNNLPTKLFINNKFVESKSGRYLTVYNPKDGCLVSDKVALADAADVEDAVVAAEAAFPAWRKTPPNIRRDMLLNLATLILKHSQALAAMTRLTLGGPVSVVGGMEVGFAVEALRYFAGWTDKLAGETYPEEDGFFKIARQEPLGVVSAITPWNAPIGSFCAKAAPALATGNCFIIKLSEKTPFAGLAMGSLVKAAGFPPGVFQILSGDGSTGAAISSHMRIRKVSFTGSTLTGKKIQEMAARSNLKRITLELGGKSPALVFDDANLDNAVTWCVNAITINTGQACFAATRVYVQSRIYHAFVNKYKALVEEKTQFVGNPDDPKTIIGPVVDEAQFNRVMGFIDRGRSQGKLLVGGRRMYEKGYYVAPTIFLDVAEDAEIISQEIFGPVVVINKFETEEEVIKLANDTCYGLMAGVFTRDITRDITRAMRLSAELDSGMVGVNAVSTVFWQTPFGGTKESGVGRENGVHVIRSYTEPKTVFINMNA from the exons ATGGTTTCTTCCAACTCCTTCACCCCTAACGACggcctcctcgaggagaCCGACTTGCCCTGGAACACCAACAATCTCCCAACTAAATTATTTATCAATAATAAG TTTGTCGAAAGTAAGTCGGGAAGATATCTCACCGTCTACAATCCCAAAGATGGTTGCTTGGTGAGCGATAAGGTCGCGCTCGCGGATGCGGCAGACGTCGAAGACGCGGTCGTGGCGGCCGAAGCGGCGTTCCCGGCGTGGCGCAAGACTCCGCCCAATATCCGGCGCGACATGCTCCTTAACCTCGCGACACTCATCCTCAAGCACTCGCAGGCCCTGGCGGCCATGACACGGCTCACATTGGGCGGACCCGTCAGCGTGGTGGGGGGCATGGAGGTTGGGTTCGCCGTCGAGGCTCTCCGCTACTTTGCGGGATGGACTGACAAGTTGGCGGGCGAGACGTATCCTGAGGAAGACGGGTTCTTCAAGATTGCCCGGCAAGAACCGCTCGGGGTTGTATCTGCCATCACTCCGTGGAACGCGCCTATTGGGAGCTTCTGCGCCAAGGCGGCACCGGCGCTGGCGACAGGCAActgcttcatcatcaagttGTCGGAAAAGACGCCGTTCGCGGGGTTGGCAATGGGTTCCCTGGTTAAAGCAGCCGGGTTCCCGCCGGGCGTCTTCCAGATACTCTCAGGCGATGGTAGCACGGGCGCTGCCATCTCGAGCCACATGCGTATTCGTAAGGTCTCCTTCACGGGCTCGACGCTGACGGGGAAGAAGATTCAGGAGATGGCGGCCCGGTCGAACTTGAAGCGCATCACCCTCGAGTTGGGTGGTAAGAGCCCGGCCCTTGTCTTTGATGACGCCAATCTCGACAATGCCGTCACCTGGTGTGTCAACGCCATCACCATTAATACGGGTCAGGCTTGCTTTGCCGCTACGCGTGTCTACGTTCAGAGCAGAATCTACCATGCGTTTGTGAACAAGTATAAGGCTCTCGTGGAGGAGAAGACCCAGTTCGTTGGCAACCCCGACGATCCCAAGACCATTATCGGTCCCGTGGTGGATGAGGCGCAGTTCAACCGTGTCATGGGATTTATCGATCGCGGTAGGAGCCAGGGCAAGCTCCTAGTCGGTGGCAGAAGGATGTATGAGAAG GGATATTACGTCGCACCTACAATCTTCCTCGACGTTGCCGAGGACGCTGAGATTATAAGCCAAGAGATCTTTGGCCCCGTGGTGGTTATTAACAAGTTCgagaccgaggaggaggtgatTAAGCTCGCCAACGACACGTGCTATGGCCTTATGGCGGGCGTCTTCACGCGGGATATCACGCGGGATATCACGCGGGCCATGCGCCTCTCAGCCGAGCTCGATAGCGGTATGGTTGGTGTCAACGCTGTGAGCACCGTCTTCTGGCAGACTCCCTTTGGCGGCACCAAGGAGAGCGGCGTCGGGCGGGAGAATGGCGTACACGTCATCCGATCTTACACCGAGCCTAAGACGGTCTTCATCAACATGAACGCGTGA
- a CDS encoding GH16 domain-containing protein, with amino-acid sequence MPWKDHLKRLKNEFENLIAEPQAQQQPQQPPPQAYAPPPQQQPMGAQPGQVYWQPQFRPDNPVSNDWDAKIGNADGWGNQELEYYTADQQNAFYTPDGKLVLRAIANNGNPNPEQKYTSARLVSRQTLSRDQGVLTAVILSPCAEGIWPAFWLLPQEPFSWPVDGEIDIAETWNGDLENHTCLHWGQHHEPEKHRVLGTRIPDMQYRPVKYDFAWIQPGGEAGQGRMIWYIDGRPVMKAEIPAGTRPVREMTILLNVAMGGNVCGGKVPADGYYDMVVHTLFLGSEPEYGGWHRFDADWGNPATPLGNTY; translated from the exons ATGCCTTGGAAAGATCACCTTAAGCGTCTTAAAAATGAATTCGAAAACCTAATCGCAGAGCCAcaggctcagcagcagcctcaacaacCACCCCCTCAGGCATATGCGCCCccgccgcagcagcagccgatgGGCGCGCAGCCTGGACAGGTCTACTGGCAGCCTCAGTTTCGGCCTGATAACCCCGTTAGCAACGACTGGGACGCAAAGATCGGCAATGCGGATGGTTGGGGAAACCAGGAGTTGGAGTACTACACTGCCGATCAGCAGAACGCCTTTTA TACTCCGGATGGAAAACTTGTGCTTCGAGCCATAGCAAACAATGGTAACCCAAACCCAGAGCAGAAATACACCTCAGCTCGGTTGGTTAGTAGGCAGACCCTGTCTCGAGACCAGGGAGTTCTCACTGCCGTCATCCTCTCACCTTGTGCCGAGGGCATCTGGCCAGCCTTTTGGCTCCTCCCACAGGAACCATTCTCCTGGCCTGTAGACGGTGAAATCGACATTGCCGAGACCTGGAACGGAGATCTTGAAAATCACACATGTCTTCACTGGGGTCAACATCACGAACCTGAGAAGCACCGAGTCCTCGGCACCAGAATTCCCGACATGCAATATCGACCCGTCAAGTACGACTTTGCCTGGATCCAACCTGGCGGAGAGGCAGGACAGGGCAGGATGATTTGGTACATTGACGGCAGACCTGTTATGAAGGCTGAGATCCCTGCTGGCACGAGACCTGTGAGGGAAATGACTATTCTTCTCAACGTGGCTATGGGCGGAAATGTGTGCGGTGGAAAGGTTCCGGCTGATGGGTATTACGATATGGTCGTTCATACCCTGTTCCTGGGTAGTGAGCCAGAGTACGGTGGTTGGCATCGTTTTGACGCCGACTGGGGAAATCCGGCTACACCTTTGGGAAATACATATTGA
- a CDS encoding Fungal-trans domain-containing protein has product MPPLGSALAILRRAKFADLPLQMIQRPYGQFLESSVARQPGATFDVPERTAHPVLIARSLLQIALSLQLLSNTGSARSLQSAKGASHRYFEAATQYVTSQDLLLGSYDGLETLMLEGLYQINEGNLRQGWLAFRRAIGIAQVMKVPIQSQKEEEEDDESEPDPSINQVLTKSQFLWFRLNYSDRFLSLMLGLPFAAADDSFVSSRVMAADVPVGRLERMHTIIMGRLISRNQRISAAHHLTQALQSELEETDSIDQELQRVLRQFPGHWWLSPHLCDLTTGAIDSLEETSRLLAQVNQANLLLLLHLPYAIQGFSSSPQLDYAYNIHNTIKASRDVLSRFVLYRKFNQVPSCCRAVDSKALTASASLVLAHLDGHRLGRANVLMHQRLEDLGLVQMAIKSIEGLVALSPRSQGEIEARVLKGLLDIEARAADGVLHTIHIDEWGSGGECYVFEEGETLDFRAPYFGRVRIEPLEVRPNPRAAAPAGPLDRQFGIATSTSSSEEIEAWPPLQSVAPGNAVASLAGLFPGMGPLTGEVDIHVPETTWVSAASFTATELTEGGFPYLADGAGCMSAPGLGGIWLDD; this is encoded by the coding sequence ATGCCGCCCCTGGGCTCTGCCCTGGCTATCCTGCGCAGGGCCAAATTCGCCGACCTCCCTCTTCAGATGATACAGAGGCCCTATGGACAGTTCTTAGAGTCATCGGTTGCCCGTCAGCCAGGGGCGACCTTTGACGTCCCGGAGCGAACTGCGCATCCTGTTCTGATAGCCCGCAGTCTCTTGCAGATTGCGCTCAGCTTGCAGCTCTTGTCCAACACGGGGAGTGCGCGATCGCTCCAGTCAGCCAAGGGGGCTTCGCATCGCTATTTCGAAGCCGCCACCCAATATGTCACTTCACAGGATCTGCTGCTCGGCTCGTACGACGGCCTTGAGACGCTCATGTTAGAGGGTCTTTACCAAATCAATGAGGGAAATCTACGACAGGGCTGGCTCGCGTTCCGTAGAGCGATAGGGATCGCTCAAGTTATGAAAGTGCCGATCCAGTcccagaaagaagaagaagaagatgatgaatcGGAACCAGACCCCAGCATCAACCAGGTATTGACGAAGTCTCAGTTCCTGTGGTTTCGCCTCAACTACAGCGACCGTTTCCTCTCGCTCATGCTTGGACTTCCGTTCGCTGCCGCTGACGATAGCTTCGTTTCTTCAAGGGTAATGGCGGCAGACGTGCCAGTGGGAAGATTGGAGCGGATGCACACCATCATTATGGGCCGCCTCATCTCCAGGAATCAACGCATCTCCGCCGCACACCATCTCACACAGGCGCTCCAGAGCGAACTGGAGGAGACTGACAGCATTGATCAGGAACTTCAGCGAGTCTTGCGCCAGTTCCCCGGGCATTGGTGGCTCTCGCCTCACTTGTGCGACCTAACCACCGGCGCAATAGACTCCCTCGAGGAGACTTCCAGGCTTCTGGCCCAGGTGAATCAGGCtaacctccttctcctcctccacctacCATATGCTATCCAGGGCTTCTCATCTAGCCCACAGCTTGACTACGCTTATAACATTCACAACACAATAAAAGCGAGCCGGGACGTATTAAGTCGATTCGTCCTCTACCGGAAATTCAACCAGGTACCCTCCTGCTGCCGCGCAGTCGACTCAAAGGCCCTCACCGCTTCGGCGAGCCTGGTCTTGGCGCACCTGGACGGACACCGTCTCGGCCGTGCTAATGTGCTCATGCACCAGCGATTGGAGGATCTAGGGCTGGTTCAGATGGCAATCAAGAGCATCGAGGGGCTGGTGGCGCTATCGCCCAGATCTCAGGGTGAGATTGAGGCCCGTGTGCTGAAAGGACTGCTGGATATTGAGGCTCGCGCGGCTGATGGCGTCTTGCATACGATACATATCGACGAATGGGGATCAGGAGGGGAATGCTACGTGTTCGAGGAGGGTGAAACTCTTGATTTTAGGGCACCGTATTTTGGGAGAGTCCGGATCGAGCCCCTGGAAGTGAGGCCCAACCCCAGAGCGGCGGCACCTGCTGGGCCTTTGGACCGGCAGTTTGGCATAGCGACGAGCACTAGCAGCAGCGAAGAAATCGAAGCGTGGCCGCCACTGCAGAGTGTAGCGCCCGGGAATGCCGTGGCCTCCCTTGCAGGATTGTTCCCGGGCATGGGCCCGTTGACAGGTGAGGTAGATATTCATGTTCCGGAGACGACCTGGGTGAGTGCTGCAAGTTTTACAGCCACAGAACTAACTGAGGGGGGGTTTCCATACTTGGCCGACGGGGCTGGGTGCATGAGCGCTCCAGGGCTTGGCGGCATTTGGCTTGACGACTGA
- a CDS encoding uncharacterized protein (Related to enoyl-CoA hydratase/isomerase) — protein sequence MGGMGQIMRSQFLSLPYPTKTFTGQTIIVTGSNIGLGLEAARHLVRLDAARVILAVRTLSKGEAAAASIEQTTSRKGVVEVWELDLSRYDSVKRFARRVGTLDRLDVFLANAGIMNKSFIMLEDNESQITVNVISTLLLGIMFPEREAPNIFEELAEESKARIADRYNVSKMIELLAVRELATKVTESKKDGQVIVSILNPGWVRTNMGTGDKIGLVATFGRKFIARDTEVGSRTLVHAAEVDPSTHGQYLSDCKIGDGTNRVSSFVSSSEGAATQKKVWTQLSQVLDRIQPAVMSLI from the exons ATGGGTGGCATGGGGCAGATCATGCGCTCACAGTTCTTGTCGCTTCCCTACCCAACGAAGACATTTACAGGCCAAACCATCATTGTAACGGGATCCAATATCGGCCTTGGTCTCGAAGCGGCCCGGCACCTCGTGCGACTTGATGCCGCCCGCGTTATCCTCGCCGTCAGAACTCTCAGCAAGGGcgaagccgccgccgcctccatcGAACAGACGACCAGCCGCAAGGGCGTTGTTGAAGTATGGGAGCTCGACTTGTCCAGGTACGATTCGGTCAAGCGGTTTGCTCGCCGCGTGGGCACTCTCGACCGCCTCGACGTATTCTTGGCCAATGCTGGCATCATGAACAAAAGCTTCATAATGCTTGAGGATAACGAGAGTCAAATCACGGTCAATGTTATCAGCACCCTGCTTCTCGGCATTATG TTTCCGGAACGTGAAGCTCCTAATATCTTCGAGGAGCTGGCGGAAGAGAGCAAGGCGAGGATTGCCGACCG ATATAACGTGTCGAAAATGATAGAGCTACTCGCAGTCCGCGAACTTGCAACCAAGGTAACCGAGTCGAAAAAGGACGGCCAAGTCATCgtctccatcctcaacccCGGCTGGGTGAGAACCAATATGGGCACCGGCGATAAGATAGGACTTGTAGCTACCTTTGGTCGCAAATTCATCGCCAGAGATACCGAGGTAGGCAGTCGGACCCTAGTCCACGCCGCAGAAGTGGACCCATCGACACACGGGCAATATCTTTCCGACTGCAAGATTGGAGA CGGAACCAACAGAGTATCGAGCTTCGTATCAAGCAGTGAAGGCGCCGCTACACAGAAGAAAGTATGGACGCAGCTGTCTCAAGTGCTGGATCGGATACAGCCGGCCGTTATGTCGCTCATCTAA
- a CDS encoding Oxidored-molyb domain-containing protein yields MEQLLKLPRTTVTAFHECYGSPLKPPTDAVWRIGNVHWTGVRLADILAIAKPRPEAQYVWSEGLDYGSFAGVTADRYQKDLPINKALGSEVLLAFEMNGHRLSKERGGPVRLVVPGWFGTNMTKWICRLSLQNKRAPGPYTTVFYNEIDPTDPDGSRKRPVWSVEVNSIITSPAPDAVVSGSEVAIEGWAWCHEPVVRVLVTSSLDKPWTDAVVKAREGFSWQRWRAVLTLAQGEHVLVARAVPQSGTEQPLHGRRNHVHRVRIWVKPEADAD; encoded by the coding sequence ATGGAGCAGCTCTTGAAACTCCCTCGAACAACAGTCACGGCATTTCATGAATGCTATGGCAGCCCTCTAAAACCACCAACGGATGCAGTGTGGCGCATTGGAAACGTCCACTGGACTGGCGTACGCCTGGCGGATATCCTAGCCATTGCAAAGCCTCGCCCAGAAGCTCAATACGTGTGGTCTGAAGGACTAGACTACGGATCGTTTGCTGGCGTGACAGCAGACCGATATCAAAAAGATCTTCCAATCAATAAGGCTCTCGGATCAGAAGTTCTTCTCGCTTTTGAGATGAATGGCCACCGACTCAGcaaagaaagaggagggCCCGTTCGACTGGTCGTTCCCGGCTGGTTCGGAACAAACATGACCAAGTGGATATGCCGGCTGAGCCTACAAAACAAGAGAGCACCTGGGCCGTACACGACGGTGTTTTATAACGAGATTGATCCAACAGATCCTGATGGGAGCCGGAAGAGGCCTGTGTGGAGTGTAGAGGTCAATTCAATCATCACTTCCCCAGCTCCTGACGCGGTTGTCTCTGGGTCTGAGGTGGCGATCGAAGGCTGGGCTTGGTGCCATGAGCCTGTAGTGCGTGTTCTAGTCACTTCATCTCTAGATAAGCCATGGACGGATGCCGTGGTAAAGGCAAGGGAGGGGTTCAGTTGGCAGAGGTGGAGAGCGGTATTGACGCTGGCGCAGGGTGAACATGTTCTCGTTGCACGGGCAGTGCCTCAGTCTGGCACTGAGCAGCCGCTACATGGTCGAAGAAATCATGTGCATCGCGTAAGAATATGGGTCAAGCCTGAGGCGGACGCTGATTGA